The nucleotide sequence CTTAGTACTAGCTTCTGCTGTTCGAGATGTGACGGTGCAAGACAATGAGCTTGTCTGTGGCCATCACGGTATGACACTAGGTGGTCAAGAACCTGTGCGGGATATACTTGTGCAAAATAATGTTTTTGACAGCTATCGTGGTGAGGAAAATAACTATCTCGGTTCTTTTAACACACACTCAAATGTTGAAAATATTACAATTCAAAATAACTTAATGCTTGCCGGTGCAAGTATCGGTGGGAAGAGCTTAACGTTTAAAGGGAATGAAGTTCATCACTTCAACCGTGATGATGCAACATTATTTGTGAAGCTGATTCAAGATATGGATGATTTAGTAATTGAAGATAATATTATGGAGTCAGAGGGGTACGGTATCCGGATAGAAGGATATATGAAGGATATTTTTGTGAAAAACATCCGTATTCAAAGAAATGAAATTAATGCCGTTCAATCTGGTATATGGATAAAACCACGTACGACCGATGATACAAACATCCATATTGGAAGACTCGAACTAAATGATAACTATGTGTTTGCGAAAGAAGGAATAGCCTTAGGTCTACGGGCGATGTCTAACACGCGTCTTGGTGTGAATGATATCATCGTTAACGGAGGAACGTATCATTCTGATTTGGAAAAAGCATTCTATACATTTACAGATGGCGACACAAACATCTCTGTTGATGGAGCAACGTTTGAAATTGGCAGCTTCAATGCAGGAGTTCAGTTTTTACAGGGTGGAAATGTCAATCTTATGAATGCTAACTTTGTCGGTTTGCATGAAAAAGGAGGCTGGACAAATAGTTTTCTTAACCTAAAATCTCTTAATGTCGAGAACAGTACCTTCGATAAATGGTCAACTATTTCTGGGGTAGACATTCGTGATGTAGGTACAAGTGATGTGCTTCTTATGAAAAATACGTATGCCAACACACCTACACGAAGAGTTTTTGCACCTAAATCAGTTAAAGCTGAAAAAATGAATGGAGTAGTCAAGGTTAATTGGGAAACCTATGTAGATTCTTACAAATATCTCGTAAAACGTGATGGAAAAGTGATTGGCAAGCACTTAACTGAACGGATGCTAGAAGATATCATTACGACAGATAACACCTCAACGTATGAGGTATATTCAATTGACCCAGCATATGGAGTGTTAAGCGACCCACTCTCTATTCAAGTAACTCGATAATATGAAGGGCTGTGTAGACATTTTGTCTCCACAGCCCTTTTGCATCTATCCATTTCGGCTGGTTTCGAGTCGCTCTAACACTCTCCGCTTACGATAAAGCATGTTGCCAGTTTCAGAAATGTCGTTAATCATTGAACGGTTTGTGAAAGCACCAAAGATAATCCCTGCGATTGGCACCATTTGCAATAACTTCTTCCAGCCAAATTGATCTCGATATGTATAGACGACTTCGCGCCAGCCTTGTAGTTGAGACATCATTTCTTTTGTTTCTTTTTTCTCTCCATAGTAAGCGGAAAGTTCGTTTAGAATAGATTGACGCCCAACAATATCAGCAGAAGCAAATTGCAAACATTTTACGATAAAGATTCGTTCACTTCGTTCGTTTGGGTCATAGCCGTGGGCAATGGCAATCTCCTGTAGTGTTTTTAACGTCATTCCTAAGAGAACTGGAATATCAATAGCAAGTGTAAATAGCCCGCCAACTCCTGTCGTAGCCCCTTGAACGGTCGCGACATTACGGCGGTTATTCTGAATGCTCTCCCCAACGGCTTTCATTACTTCCAACGGTAACTCTGATATTTGTTCATATGTTGTAATTTCTTTGTTCGACTCACCTGAAAGCTTCCTGAAAATCACTTTTTCTTGTGTTAAATATTGGCCGCCATTTTGAATGAAGTTACCGAGCTCATCAAGCATAACGCCAATTTTCCGTTGAATAAATTCTGGGGTGAAGCGGTCTAGCAGCTTGAAAGGAAGGCGACCTATCCGCTCCCAAATCCATAATTTCTTCTGGTCGCTTTCCCATTCTTCAATGGTTTTCAACTCACTTAATAAAATCTCTTTTGATTCACTCAAGTTATTTCGCTCACTTTCCTTTTTGAATGTAATACGTATTGAATGCGGAGATCGTTTCATTTAATCGTTTCCCTTTTCAATAGAAAGTAACGCATAAATTCTCACCTATAAAATTTCTTTCATTTATGATACGTTATGTTAAAAAAAGAGAGCTAGGGGAGTTTGTATGGTTTCAGTTTTGACGCGTTACGGGATACTGGGGGTAGGTGCTGTTATCCAAGGCTGTGCGATGGCCTTGTTTTTATTCCCGCATGCGATTTCTTCAGGAGGAGCGGCAGGGCTTAGCATTATCCTTCACCATTTGTTTCACGTGCCGTATGCAGTGACACTTTGGCTGTTAAATGCTGTTATGTTATTTGCAGCCGTAAAATGGCTTGGAAAAGGAAACGCGCTGCGGACTATTTATTGTGTGAGTGTGACTGCATTTGTTGTAAATGAGTTAAGTATGGAAAAACCTTTAGGTCATATTGCAATCGACCTTAGCTTAGGAGCGGTTGTGTTTGGGATTGGCATTGGTATCCTATTTCGGGGAGGCGCATCTTCTGGAGGAATGGATATCCTTGCGTTAATTATTTCAAAGGTAAAAGGCACAAGACCCGGCCGGACGCTTTTCTGGATTAATACAACGATTTTAATTGCGACAGGGCTTATTGTAGATTTGAGAGTTATTGGCTATGCACTAGCGTGTCAGTGGGTAAGTACGAGAATAATTGATTTCATCGACAAAATGCAGCATCCATTTAGTAAGCCTCTACAGGAAAGGGCAGGGCGATCAGCTTGACGACCGCCCTGTTTTTCTAAATTTTAACCCCTAATGCCGAAGCACTAATTTGTCTTGATAATAATTGTGGAGCTGTTAAATAGACAAAACCGTTGCCTTCTAATGTTTTGGCATAGCCGAGTGGTACGGTACGGCGGATAAGCTGGGCATACAGTTCGCTTTCAGTTAGCTTTCGTTCAAATTCTTTTTCAGACAGTTCCTTAACTAATGCAAGCGCACCAGATACGTGAGGGGTTGCCATTGAAGTGCCGCTTAGCTTGGCATATTTGCCGCCTGGAACAGTTGAAAGAATCTTTTCACCAGGTGCAACAACGTCAATTTGTCGATTTGAGTTTGTGAATTCAGAGGATTCGTGTTGAAGGCTAACGGCACCGACGGAAATGACTTCATTATAAGCGCCAGGATATGACAGCTCAGGTGTCTTCGGGTCTGCATCTCCTTCATTTCCTGCGGCACAGACAACTTGAATGTTGTTTTCAATTGCTTGTTTAATGGCTTTATAGAGTTCGGCTTGATTATCAGGACCGCCTAATGACATAGAAATAATATCGACCTTTTGCTCTGTTGCATATTTGATCGCTTCTGTAATCCATTCATAGCGACCAGAACCTTTTGCTCCCAACACTTTCAAGATAAGTAATTTTGCTTCAGGAGCCACACCGACAACACCTGCATCATTTTCAGAAGCGGCGATCGTTCCTGCGACATGTGTGCCGTGTCCATTATAATCCGTTACATTTTCTGAATCACCGTTATCATCTGAGGTGAAATTTCTTACATCTAGTATTCTGTCTTTTAAATCTGGATGGTTAACATCGCAGCCTGTATCGAGGACAGCGATTGTTATTCCTTTCCCGCGTGTTTCTTCCCAAAGCTGAGGGGCTTGAATCAACTCTACTCCGTTTGGAATTTCTTTAACGGTATCTAGCTGCTCTTCAATCTTATAAGGGATTAAGTGAATCAGATTCTCCATACGCAAACCCTCCTCTGTATAGTAAGCTCTGGTAAATATCAGAACTTTCGCTAAATTTTATCATACCGAACAGTAGGGGAACAGGTGCTTAAGTTTCAGGGTAGATCTGTTCAGTTGCTACGCGTGTTTCTTTTGAAATAGGCTGGACAGGGGATAGATAAGCATACTTTGAATGATGAGTGACAGCAGAACGGCTCCAAAGGTCAATGACATAATTGTTTCAGCGTCTGAGCCGCTTTCTGATTTCAAGCTTAACAATAACGCAACAGACATCGTTCCTTTAATGCCTGACCATGTGATTAACGAAATTGCCTTCCAATCAAATTTCTTCCGCCATGTTGGGAACAGCTTGATAATACCAGCAAGTACAAAGAAACGAATAATCAAGGAAATGACAAAGATGATAAGTACAAATCCCCACTGTTCTGAAACAAGGTAATTTGCTGCTTCTATACCGATTAATAGAAAGATAATTGCCAAGATACTTGGTTCAACCACTTCCCAAAAGCCATCCAAATATTCACGGTAGTCTGTTTCCTTAATGGTATGTCCAAATTCCCAAGAAAGCATAATGCCTGCAGAAACCGAGGCTAAGACCCCAGAGACACCAAGGTGCTCTGCTATATAAAAGCTTCCATAAGCTAGTACAATACTGAGCATCACTTGGTATTGACGGTGATGGGTAAAGTGAACAGCTTTACTAACGAACCAGCCAAAGGCCACACCGATAAAAATACCGCCAAGCGAAACAAGGATAAAATCAGTAAGAAATGAACTGACTGAGAAGGAATTGTCCTTCAGAAACATACCAGCAAATACAGTAAATAAGACAATGCTTGTACCGTCATTTACCATCGATTCGCCTTCAACGACATCTGCAATCGTCGGGTCCTTTGATGAGTTTTTTAAGATTGAGACAACTGAAACAGGGTCAGTTGGAGTTAGCATTGAAGCAATTAACATAGCTCCTACAAATGAAAGAGAGAGGAATGGCATGCTAATCCAGTAAATACTGATACCTAGTAGAAACGCCGTTAACATCAAACCCAATGTACTTAAAATCCCGATCAGTCCAATATTTTTTTTGAAATGAGAAAAAGGAAATTGATAGGCAGAAATAAACAAGAGAGCAGGTAAGAACCAATTAAAGATTAATTCTTTCGTTACATGTGCAGATGAAAAATAGGGAATAAAAGAAAGTCCAATCCCAATTAGGAGAAGAACCATTGGCACGGGAAAGTTCTTTTGCTTCTTGTCGATTGTGAAAATAATGTATCCAATAAATAAAAGGGCAATAACTTGATAAGAATGCATGGTTCGGGTTCGACCTCCATGTTTGCTTGTTTATGTTTCATTTCCCAATATTTGTGGACAATTAAACAAGTAAAACAGAGCTGCAAAGATGCAGCTCCGTTGTATACTTAATAAAAGAATGGATGGAAGAAGCCTCCGATTCCATAGAACGGAAACCGATAATGTCTAAAGCGGCGGAAGCGACGAGGATATCTTCCAAAAGGATAACCTCCATAACCACTGTAGCCGCCAAATCCTCCTAAACCACCAGCTCCAAAAGGAAATCCACCAAGTCCAAATTGCCGAGTGTCCTCCTCTACAAGCTCTTCTTCAGCTAGTTCGCGATTTTCTGGCTTCATTTCGCCACTTGGTACGAGCATATAAACATAATCACGGTCAACATCTTCAATAATCCCTTCGTACATTGTCCCATCATTCATCTGTACCATCATCATTTTCAACATATTCTTTTTACAATAATCATACATATTTGGTTGTTGTGCTTGGGGTGCCGTGTATTGTGTATAAGGCATCTGCATATTGTGCTGATTGTTATGCATATTTTTCCACCTCTCCTCAAGTTTCATTGTCAGCATATTCAATAGGCACAGTGGTGTGACAAATTTTAAAAAAGGGTTTTGGCGGAAAAAGTGTAAGTATTTATTATAGAAAACATTCGTGAGCTTTCCTGAACAGCCTTTAAAATGGAAATGTAGCTCAGCATTAACTAAACAAAGAGGAGTGGGAGAATTGAATTTAGAAAAAACGTTTCCTTTGAAACCGTTTACGATTGAGCGGGGTAAAATCGCAGAATTTGTACAGGCTATCGGTGATTCGAACCCCGTATATACGGATATTGAAACTGCAAGAGAAGAAGGATTCAGAGATATTCCTATCCCGCCGACATTTCCGACAGTCGTTGAAATGTGGGCAGGTATTGATTTTGAAACAATTATTGAAGAGTTAGATTTGAATTTATTGCGGGTGCTTCACGGGGAACAGTCTTATGAATATCTTCAAGATGTTTGTGCTGGTGACACGATTAGCGGAGTTGGTTATGTGACAGATGTAGTTGATAAGAAGCGGTTAACAATTGTTAAGCTGCAGATGGATTTTTTCAATCAAGCTGAAGAGAAGGTTCTGATTGGTCGCTCTATTGTCATTGAAACGAAGGAGGAGACAGAATGAAAGAGTTAAGCAGTATTGAAAAGCAAGCGATTACTCATACACAACTTGTGCAATATGCAGGTGCTTCAGGTGATTTTAATCCGATTCACACCGTGGTTCCTATAGCAAAGAAAGCAGGGTTTGATGATGTGATTGCACATGGCATGCTTGTAATGGGGTTTGCAGGACAAGCGTTAACCACTTGGTTTCCTAGAAAAAGTGTAAGGAATTTCTCTGTTCGATTTACGAAAATGACATCACCTGGTGAGAAGTTAACTGTGCATGGAAATGTAGTTGATCGTAAGCATGTAAATGGAGAGGAGCGGTTAGTTGGAGAAGTCATCGTTGAAAATGAATCTGGAGAGCAGAAGTTAAAAGGTTCGTTTGAAGTAGTGGATTAACCGAAGAAAACGCCGAATAAACCGGCGTTTGATAGACTAATCATTTTCTAAGAATGCGTTAACCACAATTAAAAATGCCTCTAAAATATTTTGTGATTCTGTAACGACGCGTTCAGCATTAGTGATTGTGAGCTCGTCTGAAAGCTGTTGTGCTGCTTCGTGGAGTGCTTTGTGAGGAAGTTCAATTGCCTTGTAGCCTGGTAGATGACGATGCTGTTGATAGTTATTATAATACCATTTTCCGAAGTTACACTCTGTATGGCTATTTAACCTTTGTCCTTTACCAGCTATTTGAATCGTATGATGTAGAAAATGAGCGTGGTCGATAAGACGAGCTGAAAGGATGCCGATAACTGATTCTTCTTCAATCACTCGGAAGCTTGAAGAAACGGTGGAAATGAGATTATCTTTTTCTGTTTCGATTAATTGTGAGAAGTCGCTAGTTTCAGCAAGCTCAGTCGCAATGGTAGACAGGTTTTCAATGGCAGTGGTGTTTTCTTGGGTAGCGTTCGAGATGTTATGAAGGGCGCTTGATGCTTCTTTAATCGTGTCTGTATTTTGGTCAATTTTTGTAGATAGCTCCAGTTGGCCTGTAAGAAATTGATCAAAATACGTTTTCACACCTAGGACATTATCTATGGTCAATTTGCTGGTTTTGTCCAGTTTCTTTGAGATGTGCTGGACTTCATTTAATGATTTCTTTGTATGATTTGCAAGTTTGCCAACTTCTTTTGCGACTACGTTAAAGCCTCTGCCATGTTCACCCGCACGAGCTGCTTCAATCATCGCGTTGAGTGAAAGTAGATTTGTTTGATCAGCAATCTCAGCCACACTTTTGTTAATGTAGTTAATATTATTAAGTTCTTCTTGTAAATGATGAATATGATGTTCACTGTCATATAAAAGCTCTTTCACTTCGTTGCCTACTTTTGATGTGGTGATAAGTTCATCCATAATGTGAACAGAGGTGTCTTTAATGCCTTGCATGCTGACATTTAATTCTTCAGTAGAGGAAGAAACGTCTTCCATAATAGCACTCATCTGTTCACTCATGGACGCAATTTCGGTTACTTTATCTGCAACATGTTGAATCTTAAGGGATGTCTGGAACGTGATTAAGTCAGTATGTGCTAACGTATACGAAAGAAGGGCTTGATTGAAGGTAGACAAGTCTTTGTATTGTCTTAATTGGTCTGATAATCGAATAATTTCCGCGTCGTTTTTTTCTTTCTGTGGCTCTTTTACCAAAACTTCTTTTTTTCTCTTATTAAGCATTCTCCACACCTCATTTTTATTTTATATCAATAAGGTATGTATGAGAGAAAGTATCGGTATAGACAAACGTGAGTGTTATTCGACATTTTTCGATAAAAAGTAAAAACAGCGGAAGCATTTTGCTTTCGCTGTTTCGTCAAGTTTCGTTCAGTCGATCATCATTTTATATGGGTTTTCTAGCAGTTGTTTCAAAGCGGCTAGAAATTCACTTGCAGGGGCACCGTCTAGTACACGGTGGTCAAAGGTGAGACTGAGAGGTAATATTTCTCGTCGCTCCAATTCATCACCACGGTAGACTGGTGTAGACTCAATTGTACCGACACCAAGAATGCCTGCTTCAGGAGGGTTAAGAACTGGCGTGAAGTATTCAATACCATAGTGACCAAGACTTGTGATTGAAAAGGTTGAGCCATTCATTTCTTCAGGCTGTAAATCTCCAGAGCGGGCACGCTTGCTTAATGAACGAATTTGCTGTGCAAGTTGTTTAATTGAACATGTTTCGGCGTTACCAATCACAGGTACCATTAAACCATTTTCAAGCGCAACAGCAATTCCTAAATGAACATCTTTAAATTCGTAAATTTTTCCATCAATATATGCACTATTCATATTCTTGTGGCTTTGTAAGGCTAGGGTAACTGCTCGGGCAATAAAATCTGTAATCGAAAGTTTTACATCACCTTCTTGAAGGTTTTCACGAAGTTTCTTCTGGATCGCCATTAGGTCGGTTACATCTGCTTTTGATGTAAGGGTTAGTTGTGCGCTTTGCTGTAGGCTATCAAACATTCGATTGGCAATGACCTTGCGCATACCTGACACAGGTTTTATTTCAGCTTCAGCTGTTGTTGCTTGTTGTGGAGAAGCAGGTTGTGTAACAGGTTCTTTAGATGGTGTAGGCTCTGGTTGTTCATTTATTTTCTTTTCGACGTCAGCACGTGTAATACGCCCCTTTGGTCCTGTACCACTGATGCTTTCGATTTCAATATTATTTGCCTTCGCGAGCTTTCGGGCTGCAGGGGAAATTCGAGCTTTTCCTTTTGGTGGTGCTGGACTT is from Bacillus tianshenii and encodes:
- a CDS encoding glycoside hydrolase family 55 protein, coding for MGRHIIIFILLIGFIMPTYIGAESASVMGNESTNSGVESLYSKYINVKDVGAKGNGEQDDTYAIVKAIEQIDSNGGGTVYFPAGTYVVNGSISVELDNDLTILSDENAVIDGENSIARTLIRLGGYRKEAAQLSKDILKGNTVIEAGLNVTEADYVLITSSDKFNLSRDYYITGELAKVSAVSGGSIQLEKPLSSSYIARSTQVVLLQMPKVIVDGLAIKRNSNDQGLVIEYAHDIELRNVNADGARERALAVNYTYGGIIERNKTTDCFYPGTGTSYGLVLASAVRDVTVQDNELVCGHHGMTLGGQEPVRDILVQNNVFDSYRGEENNYLGSFNTHSNVENITIQNNLMLAGASIGGKSLTFKGNEVHHFNRDDATLFVKLIQDMDDLVIEDNIMESEGYGIRIEGYMKDIFVKNIRIQRNEINAVQSGIWIKPRTTDDTNIHIGRLELNDNYVFAKEGIALGLRAMSNTRLGVNDIIVNGGTYHSDLEKAFYTFTDGDTNISVDGATFEIGSFNAGVQFLQGGNVNLMNANFVGLHEKGGWTNSFLNLKSLNVENSTFDKWSTISGVDIRDVGTSDVLLMKNTYANTPTRRVFAPKSVKAEKMNGVVKVNWETYVDSYKYLVKRDGKVIGKHLTERMLEDIITTDNTSTYEVYSIDPAYGVLSDPLSIQVTR
- a CDS encoding EcsC family protein; this encodes MKRSPHSIRITFKKESERNNLSESKEILLSELKTIEEWESDQKKLWIWERIGRLPFKLLDRFTPEFIQRKIGVMLDELGNFIQNGGQYLTQEKVIFRKLSGESNKEITTYEQISELPLEVMKAVGESIQNNRRNVATVQGATTGVGGLFTLAIDIPVLLGMTLKTLQEIAIAHGYDPNERSERIFIVKCLQFASADIVGRQSILNELSAYYGEKKETKEMMSQLQGWREVVYTYRDQFGWKKLLQMVPIAGIIFGAFTNRSMINDISETGNMLYRKRRVLERLETSRNG
- a CDS encoding YitT family protein, encoding MVSVLTRYGILGVGAVIQGCAMALFLFPHAISSGGAAGLSIILHHLFHVPYAVTLWLLNAVMLFAAVKWLGKGNALRTIYCVSVTAFVVNELSMEKPLGHIAIDLSLGAVVFGIGIGILFRGGASSGGMDILALIISKVKGTRPGRTLFWINTTILIATGLIVDLRVIGYALACQWVSTRIIDFIDKMQHPFSKPLQERAGRSA
- a CDS encoding S8 family peptidase, giving the protein MENLIHLIPYKIEEQLDTVKEIPNGVELIQAPQLWEETRGKGITIAVLDTGCDVNHPDLKDRILDVRNFTSDDNGDSENVTDYNGHGTHVAGTIAASENDAGVVGVAPEAKLLILKVLGAKGSGRYEWITEAIKYATEQKVDIISMSLGGPDNQAELYKAIKQAIENNIQVVCAAGNEGDADPKTPELSYPGAYNEVISVGAVSLQHESSEFTNSNRQIDVVAPGEKILSTVPGGKYAKLSGTSMATPHVSGALALVKELSEKEFERKLTESELYAQLIRRTVPLGYAKTLEGNGFVYLTAPQLLSRQISASALGVKI
- a CDS encoding sodium:proton antiporter, which gives rise to MHSYQVIALLFIGYIIFTIDKKQKNFPVPMVLLLIGIGLSFIPYFSSAHVTKELIFNWFLPALLFISAYQFPFSHFKKNIGLIGILSTLGLMLTAFLLGISIYWISMPFLSLSFVGAMLIASMLTPTDPVSVVSILKNSSKDPTIADVVEGESMVNDGTSIVLFTVFAGMFLKDNSFSVSSFLTDFILVSLGGIFIGVAFGWFVSKAVHFTHHRQYQVMLSIVLAYGSFYIAEHLGVSGVLASVSAGIMLSWEFGHTIKETDYREYLDGFWEVVEPSILAIIFLLIGIEAANYLVSEQWGFVLIIFVISLIIRFFVLAGIIKLFPTWRKKFDWKAISLITWSGIKGTMSVALLLSLKSESGSDAETIMSLTFGAVLLSLIIQSMLIYPLSSLFQKKHA
- a CDS encoding MaoC family dehydratase N-terminal domain-containing protein encodes the protein MNLEKTFPLKPFTIERGKIAEFVQAIGDSNPVYTDIETAREEGFRDIPIPPTFPTVVEMWAGIDFETIIEELDLNLLRVLHGEQSYEYLQDVCAGDTISGVGYVTDVVDKKRLTIVKLQMDFFNQAEEKVLIGRSIVIETKEETE
- a CDS encoding MaoC/PaaZ C-terminal domain-containing protein codes for the protein MKELSSIEKQAITHTQLVQYAGASGDFNPIHTVVPIAKKAGFDDVIAHGMLVMGFAGQALTTWFPRKSVRNFSVRFTKMTSPGEKLTVHGNVVDRKHVNGEERLVGEVIVENESGEQKLKGSFEVVD
- a CDS encoding methyl-accepting chemotaxis protein — translated: MLNKRKKEVLVKEPQKEKNDAEIIRLSDQLRQYKDLSTFNQALLSYTLAHTDLITFQTSLKIQHVADKVTEIASMSEQMSAIMEDVSSSTEELNVSMQGIKDTSVHIMDELITTSKVGNEVKELLYDSEHHIHHLQEELNNINYINKSVAEIADQTNLLSLNAMIEAARAGEHGRGFNVVAKEVGKLANHTKKSLNEVQHISKKLDKTSKLTIDNVLGVKTYFDQFLTGQLELSTKIDQNTDTIKEASSALHNISNATQENTTAIENLSTIATELAETSDFSQLIETEKDNLISTVSSSFRVIEEESVIGILSARLIDHAHFLHHTIQIAGKGQRLNSHTECNFGKWYYNNYQQHRHLPGYKAIELPHKALHEAAQQLSDELTITNAERVVTESQNILEAFLIVVNAFLEND
- a CDS encoding dihydrolipoamide acetyltransferase family protein, with protein sequence MATQIIMPKLGMSMKEGTIIEWLKQENEEVLKNEPVAVISSDKIEKDIEAPEDGFLINIAAQTDEVVPVGKPIGYIGAQGEDIEPTVAAPANEESKQAAGEAVAVLDTPAPPKKSPAPPKGKARISPAARKLAKANNIEIESISGTGPKGRITRADVEKKINEQPEPTPSKEPVTQPASPQQATTAEAEIKPVSGMRKVIANRMFDSLQQSAQLTLTSKADVTDLMAIQKKLRENLQEGDVKLSITDFIARAVTLALQSHKNMNSAYIDGKIYEFKDVHLGIAVALENGLMVPVIGNAETCSIKQLAQQIRSLSKRARSGDLQPEEMNGSTFSITSLGHYGIEYFTPVLNPPEAGILGVGTIESTPVYRGDELERREILPLSLTFDHRVLDGAPASEFLAALKQLLENPYKMMID